A region from the Pungitius pungitius chromosome 16, fPunPun2.1, whole genome shotgun sequence genome encodes:
- the drd1b gene encoding dopamine receptor D1b: MDQNFSTVRDGKQLLPVRDSSKRVLTGCFLFLLIFTTLLGNTLVCVAVTKFRHLRSKVTNFFVISLAISDLLVAILVMPWKAATEIVGFWPFGAFCNVWVAFDIMCSTASILNLCVISVDRYWAISSPFRYERKMTPKVACLMISVAWTLSVLISFIPVQLNWHKAQTTSYAALNGTFIGDLPPDNCDSSLNRTYAISSSLISFYIPVAIMIVTYTRIYRIAQKQIRRISALERAAESAKNRHSSMGNSSSIESESSFKMSFKRETKVLKTLSVIMGVFVCCWLPFFILNCMVPFCEPDPPDGTTDFFCISSTTFDVFVWFGWANSSLNPIIYAFNADFRKAFSILLGCHRLCPGSNAIEIVSINNNVGAPASNPGCQYQPKSHIPKEGNHSANYVIPHSVLGQEEELQKKDGCGLEVAAGTANNALEKLSPAISGNLDSDTEVTLEKINPITQNGQHKSAPR, from the coding sequence ATGGATCAGAATTTCTCAACGGTGCGAGATGGAAAGCAGCTGCTGCCGGTCCGGGACTCGTCGAAGCGCGTGCTGACGGgatgcttcctcttcctcctcatcttcaccaCGCTGCTGGGCAACACGCTGGTGTGCGTCGCCGTCACCAAGTTCCGTCACCTGAGGTCGAAGGTCACCAACTTCTTTGTCATCTCGCTGGCCATCTCTGACCTCCTGGTGGCCATCCTGGTAATGCCGTGGAAGGCGGCGACTGAGATCGTGGGCTTCTGGCCGTTCGGCGCCTTCTGCAACGTGTGGGTGGCGTTTGACATCATGTGCTCCACTGCCTCCATCTTGAACCTGTGTGTGATCAGCGTGGACCGCTACTGGGCCATCTCGAGCCCGTTCCGCTACGAGCGCAAGATGACCCCCAAGGTGGCGTGTTTGATGATCAGCGTGGCGTGGACCCTGTCGGTCCTCATCTCCTTCATCCCCGTTCAGTTGAATTGGCACAAAGCTCAGACCACCAGCTACGCGGCGCTGAACGGGACGTTCATCGGCGACCTGCCCCCCGACAACTGCGACTCCAGCCTTAACAGGACCTacgccatctcctcctccctcatcaGCTTCTACATCCCCGTGGCCATCATGATCGTCACCTACACCCGGATATACCGCATCGCCCAGAAGCAGATACGGAGAATATCCGCTCTGGAGCGGGCGGCTGAGAGCGCCAAGAACCGCCACAGCAGCATGGGGAACAGCTCGAGCATCGAAAGCGAGAGCTCATTCAAGATGTCGTTCAAGCGGGAGACCAAAGTCTTAAAGACGCTCTCAGTCATCATGGGAGTGTTCGTGTGTTGCTGGTTGCCCTTCTTCATCCTTAACTGCATGGTTCCGTTCTGCGAGCCGGACCCGCCGGACGGGACCACGGACTTCTTCTGCATCAGCTCCACCACCTTCGACGTGTTTGTGTGGTTCGGCTGGGCAAACTCCTCGCTGAATCCCATCATCTATGCCTTCAACGCCGACTTCCGCAAGGCCTTCTCCATCCTCCTGGGCTGTCACCGGCTCTGCCCGGGGAGCAACGCCATCGAAATCGTCAGCATCAACAACAACGTGGGCGCCCCGGCCTCGAACCCCGGCTGCCAGTACCAGCCCAAGAGTCACATCCCGAAGGAGGGCAACCATTCGGCCAACTACGTGATACCCCACAGCGTCCTGGGTCAGGAGGAGGAGTTACAGAAGAAGGACGGGTGCGGATTGGAGGTGGCGGCGGGAACGGCGAACAACGCACTTGAGAAACTCTCCCCGGCCATCTCGGGGAATTTGGACAGCGACACCGAGGTCACGCTGGAAAAGATCAATCCCATAACGCAGAACGGACAGCACAAGAGCGCGCCGCGTTGA